The Nicotiana tabacum cultivar K326 chromosome 14, ASM71507v2, whole genome shotgun sequence genome contains a region encoding:
- the LOC107828256 gene encoding putative L-type lectin-domain containing receptor kinase S.5: MGLLTAKQITIFIFLCCLQSISQAKLKKFDKQYGPFDETYFDIFQVVPPATISNHALQVTSDSHGAYMSLLNNAGRILLKQSFKLWDDSNKRMASFNSSFLINIYRISNKTAAEGLTFLISPDLELPTYSHGQQLGLTNANTDGQSTNKVIAVELDTFKQEFDPDDNHIGIDIHSISSVNVESLTKHGIELAPIGARFYNIWVQYDGIKKILDVYIAEQAEKNGSTPPRPKNPILTHDIDLRDVVNQESYFGFSASTGNFYQLNCVLRWNLTVEYFEEKNPRIKVGLGVGVPLFALFLILLPLLGYYYYKKRVASSESNILGALKSLPGMPRDFEFKVLKKATNNFDGKNKLGEGGFGVVHKGYLVGEILEIAVKWFSRESIKGQDDFLAELTIINRLRHKHLVKLLGWSHKHGKLLLVYEYMPNGSLDKHLFSGSDKKPLSWQVRYKIVSGVASALHYLHDEFEQKVVHCDLKANNIMLDSNFNARLGDFGLARAIDHEKTSYAEAEGVLGTMGYIAPECFLTGKATQHSDVYAFGAVLLELVCGKRAGNKVNVFQLFVD; this comes from the exons ATGGGATTGTTGACAGCAAAACAAATCACCATCTTCATCTTTCTCTGCTGTCTTCAGTCCATATCTCAAGCCAAGCTAAAGAAATTCGACAAGCAATATGGACCCTTTGACGAAACGTACTTTGACATCTTTCAAGTAGTACCTCCTGCAACTATCAGTAACCATGCTCTCCAAGTGACTTCTGATTCCCACGGCGCTTATATGAGCCTGTTAAACAATGCAGGAAGAATTCTCTTGAAACAGTCCTTCAAATTGTGGGATGATAGTAACAAAAGGATGGCATCTTTCAACTCTTCATTCCTTATAAACATTTACAGGATATCAAATAAAACTGCAGCTGAAGGTTTAACTTTCTTGATTTCTCCTGATTTAGAGCTGCCAACTTACAGCCACGGGCAGCAGTTAGGCTTGACAAATGCTAATACTGATGGTCAATCTACCAATAAAGTTATCGCGGTCGAGCTTGATACATTCAAGCAAGAGTTTGACCCTGATGATAACCATATAGGGATTGATATTCATAGTATTAGTTCTGTAAATGTCGAATCTTTAACCAAACATGGTATTGAGCTTGCTCCAATTGGTGCAAGATTTTACAATATTTGGGTACAATATGATGGTATCAAGAAAATTCTTGATGTGTACATTGCAGAACAAGCTGAGAAAAATGGCTCAACCCCACCTAGGCCAAAGAATCCAATATTAACACATGATATTGATTTAAGAGATGTTGTGAATCAAGAATCATACTTTGGATTCTCTGCTTCAACAGGGAATTTTTATCAATTGAATTGTGTGTTAAGGTGGAACTTGACAGTTGAGTACTTTGAGGAAAAAAATCCAAGGATCAAGGTTGGTTTAGGTGTTGGGGTTCCATTATTTGCTCTGTTCTTGATTTTGTTACCACTTTTGGGGTACTATTACTACAAGAAGAGGGTTGCTAGTTCAGAGTCAAATATACTTGGTGCACTTAAGAGTTTGCCTGGAATGCCTAGAGATTTTGAGTTTAAGGTATTGAAGAAAGCTACTAATAATTTTGATGGAAAAAACAAGCTAGGTGAAGGGGGATTTGGAGTAGTACACAAAGGGTATTTAGTTGGTGAAATTTTGGAAATTGCAGTGAAGTGGTTTTCAAGGGAAAGTATCAAAGGGCAGGATGATTTCTTGGCTGAGCTTACAATTATCAACCGTCTCAGGCATAAACATCTTGTCAAATTGCTTG GATGGAGCCACAAGCATGGAAAGCTACTACTTGTATATGAGTACATGCCAAATGGTAGCCTAGACAAACACCTTTTCTCAGGGTCAGATAAAAAGCCACTCAGCTGGCAAGTCAGGTACAAGATTGTTTCAGGCGTCGCCTCAGCCCTGCACTATCTGCACGATGAGTTTGAGCAGAAAGTGGTCCATTGCGATCTTAAGGCGAACAACATCATGCTCGACTCCAACTTCAATGCACGCCTCGGTGATTTTGGCCTGGCACGAGCAATTGACCACGAAAAGACCTCGTATGCTGAGGCAGAGGGCGTGCTTGGCACGATGGGATACATTGCACCAGAGTGCTTTCTCACTGGAAAAGCCACTCAACATTCTGATGTATATGCATTTGGAGCAGTGTTGTTGGAATTAGTATGTGGCAAGAGAGCTGGAAATAAAGTTAATGTCTTTCAACTATTTGTTGATTAG